In a single window of the Elaeis guineensis isolate ETL-2024a chromosome 6, EG11, whole genome shotgun sequence genome:
- the LOC105046848 gene encoding pentatricopeptide repeat-containing protein At3g53360, mitochondrial, whose protein sequence is MITRFRRHQRIYFCTSSRPTSAPLNISSPNFVTQQCNNDFISSLCRQKRFREALQAFHSLRVQKPNFQLHPSTYAHLFLACSHLKSLHHGRLVYHHLTNSGVPADVILRNHIINMYGKCGSLDEARQLFDVMPERNLVSWTSMISGYSQNHLEWEAVELYIEMLRSGLAPDQFALGSVVKACSGLSDVELGKQLHCHAVKSDHGAARIVQNALITMYSKSERIENASVVFERIAEKDLISWGSMIAGFGQQGCELEALHLFKEMLHMGVHRPNEFLFGSAFSACGSILQSGLGEQLHGLSIKFGLENDTFAGCSLSDMYARCGRLDCAKKAFYAIDMPDLVCWNSIINAFSCVGLTNESMLFFSEMRDFGLQPDDITARCLLCACTGSDSLRQGQLVHSYVLKIGLDSNIAVQNTLLMMYSKCSDVSTALGLFNEMNDWDLVSWNTILTACLQHQQSEEVFHLLKLMRSLNSKLDRITLNTLLSACADLGYLEMGNQVHAYALKVGLEADVMVRNGLIDTYAKCGSLDDAKELFDWMGNNRDVFSWSSLIVGYAQFGYAKESLKLFACMQSLGIRPNHVTFVGVLTACSRVGLVDEGCYYYSIMKVEHGITPTREHCSCVVDLLARAGRLSEAETFIDQMPFEPDVVMWKTLLAACRMYHNVEIGKRAAEEILKMDPSNSAAYVLLCNIYASSGHWDDFAMLRKLMKSSGVRKVPGKSWIKVRGEVSVFIVEDRSHLESEAIYVMLKLLGFEMREAGYAPKASI, encoded by the coding sequence ATGATAACCAGATTCAGAAGACACCAACGGATATATTTCTGCACTTCTTCCCGCCCCACGTCGGCTCCTCTAAACATCTCGTCCCCCAACTTTGTAACCCAGCAGTGCAACAACGACTTCATCAGTAGCCTCTGCCGGCAGAAGCGCTTCCGAGAAGCACTCCAAGCCTTCCATTCCCTCCGTGTCCAGAAGCCTAATTTCCAGCTCCATCCCAGTACCTACGCCCACCTCTTCCTCGCCTGCTCCCACCTCAAATCCCTCCATCACGGCCGCCTCGTCTACCACCACCTCACCAACTCCGGCGTGCCTGCCGACGTGATCCTCCGCAACCACATTATCAACATGTATGGCAAATGCGGGTCCTTGGATGAAGCCCGGCAGCTGTTCGATGTAATGCCCGAAAGGAATCTCGTCTCCTGGACCTCGATGATTTCTGGGTACTCGCAGAATCACCTGGAGTGGGAGGCGGTGGAGCTGTATATCGAGATGCTTCGCTCGGGGCTAGCCCCGGATCAGTTTGCCCTGGGAAGCGTGGTGAAAGCGTGCTCCGGTTTGTCTGACGTCGAGCTGGGAAAGCAGCTGCATTGCCATGCAGTAAAATCAGATCATGGTGCTGCTCGGATTGTTCAGAATGCGCTCATCACCATGTACTCAAAGTCTGAAAGGATCGAAAATGCTTCTGTTGTGTTTGAAAGGATAGCAGAAAAGGATCTGATTTCTTGGGGTTCTATGATTGCTGGTTTTGGTCAACAGGGGTGTGAATTGGAAGCTTTGCACCTTTTCAAGGAAATGCTCCATATGGGTGTGCACAGGCCAAATGAGTTTCTATTTGGTAGTGCATTTAGCGCCTGCGGTAGTATATTGCAGTCTGGGTTAGGAGAACAATTGCATGGCCTCTCTATTAAGTTTGGTTTGGAAAACGACACATTTGCTGGGTGTTCATTGAGTGACATGTATGCGAGGTGTGGAAGGTTAGATTGTGCGAAGAAAGCATTTTATGCCATAGATATGCCAGATTTAGTCTGTTGGAACTCAATAATAAATGCTTTTTCTTGTGTTGGTCTTACCAACGAATCCATGCTATTTTTTTCTGAGATGAGGGATTTTGGATTACAGCCTGATGATATCACTGCACGATGCTTGCTTTGTGCATGCACAGGCTCCGACTCTTTGCGCCAAGGCCAATTGGTACATTCCTATGTTTTAAAAataggtttggattcaaatattgCTGTCCAGAACACTCTACTTATGATGTACTCGAAGTGTTCAGATGTCTCTACTGCATTGGGCCTTTTTAATGAGATGAATGATTGGGATCTTGTTTCTTGGAACACGATTCTTACTGCATGTCTGCAGCACCAGCAGTCTGAAGAGGTATTTCATTTGTTAAAACTGATGAGAAGTTTAAACAGCAAGTTGGATCGGATAACCTTAAATACACTATTGAGTGCTTGTGCTGACTTGGGTTATCTAGAAATGGGGAATCAGGTTCATGCCTATGCCTTGAAGGTTGGATTGGAGGCTGATGTCATGGTCAGGAATGGTCTAATTGACACTTATGCGAAATGTGGAAGCTTAGATGATGCAAAAGAGTTATTTGACTGGATGGGCAATAACCGTGATGTGTTCTCGTGGAGCAGTTTAATTGTCGGGTATGCTCAGTTTGGATATGCAAAAGAATCTCTTAAACTGTTTGCATGTATGCAGAGTCTGGGCATTAGGCCAAATCATGTTACCTTTGTAGGGGTTCTTACAGCCTGTAGCCGTGTTGGATTGGTAGATGAAGGGTGTTATTACTACAGTATTATGAAAGTTGAACATGGCATCACACCAACGAGAGAGCATTGCTCATGTGTGGTGGATTTGCTTGCCCGTGCTGGCAGATTGAGTGAGGCTGAAACATTTATTGATCAGATGCCATTTGAACCTGATGTTGTAATGTGGAAGACTTTGCTTGCTGCATGCAGGATGTACCATAATGTCGAGATTGGAAAGAGAGCAGCAGAAGAAATATTAAAGATGGATCCTTCAAATTCTGCGGCTTATGTCTTGTTGTGCAACATTTATGCTTCCTCAGGCCATTGGGATGACTTTGCAATGTTAAGGAAGTTGATGAAAAGCAGTGGTGTGAGGAAGGTTCCTGGAAAGAGCTGGATTAAGGTAAGGGGAGAGGTCAGTGTCTTCATAGTAGAAGACAGGTCTCACCTGGAGTCTGAAGCTATATATGTCATGCTAAAATTGTTGGGGTTTGAGATGAGGGAAGCTGGCTATGCACCGAAAGCATCAATATGA